The window TAaccttttaaattaaatgaaaaagctTTGAACGGGaagataaatttaatttattaaattaatgttGAATTTATTACCAAAACAAAGAATATATAcataaccataaaaaatatggAGGGAAATATGTAATATCCTTTGAATTGGCcgcaaattttttttgaaagaattaaattatttataatttttaaaaaggaaGCAAGTTTTTTATTCACAAGTTAAAAGGGTAAATTAtccataattaattttataaatgacTTCACTTAGGTGAAAAAAAGGTTTTAACCTTTGGAAGGAGAGTTAGATCACCTcccaaaataatatattaatcaCTTTCAATAACCTAAGATTAGTGTCAAGTAAAATTGTCAAGGTCTTACCAAATACAATAATCTAATTAGTGAAGGCAAATCATGgtaaaatatgattttgagAGGGAGAATCCGCACCAAACGCCTTGCAAAAGTTAAATCAGAAAGGAAGAAACACTCAATTTAAGATGGGTGTATTTTATTGACTCTTTTTCCTGATAGGGCCACTTCACAACGTCGGCCAATGTACAATTTCCCACAGCTCAAAGGTCACCGTATAGCCCATGGAGGTGGCCATGtatattaaatgattaaaattataactGTATTCGACTAATTAAATCTTTCTGCTAATTGGGTCCAGTAAAAAAGCACAAACACAGGCTAAGGTCTTGCTCAGAGAAGGGTGTTGAAGTTAATTAATCCAATCAAATCTAGAATGTGATTCTCTTGTCAAAATTGTGGTAGCTTTTGGTAGTCAAATCTGAATCAACATCTAAGATATACAGTTCAGTCATAGGATTAATAGCAAATAGAGAATCCAAGGCTCAGATAATCTTTGGCTTTTGGCAGAAAGATTTGATATGAGCAAGTAGGCGTTAAATGATGTGACAGTGGTTCATTCATTCGTCTAGACAGCTATGTTTTTCTACCCTGGTGGATGACCAAAAGGCTTTGTCCATGTTTACACATTTACACATTGGGACCACATTCCCATTTACATCGTGTGGACCAAGCCCTAACACGTCATACATCCAATTGCGGGTCCaaacaattttaataatttttttattatggaaagaaatttCGAACCAACTACTTGTCTAAGCTGACGTCCAAGAGCCAGAACAAAAAACTCTCGTGcttcttgttttgttttgtcgGTGGCAGTAGTACTGGGACCCGTGTGGAGGGAGAAGAGATAGGAGTCCAAGCTGGTGGCTATGATTACCCACTGAAAGATTTTCCCTGGCTtacaaaattaagaaaaataaataaatacagaGACCTTGACTTCCTTAGATCATGgttcattttttgtttcttttaagaTGTTGGAAGCTAGTCAGAAGTTTCAATATGCAGACTGGGTGCTAAAACTTAAACACCAAGTCACAAGCAATCATCTCTTTCCCATATATTTAACAGTTGACACACTTCTGCATCACATAATTCAATAATTCttagaaaagaagagagagtaGAGCAAAATGATGATGAAGGGAGATATGTGGTctaatctaggctcgaccATGGCAGCCATAATGTTCATGTATGCCATGTTCCGGCAATACTTCCCTCCTCAGCTTCAGGACTATATCTTTCGATATAGTAAAAAGCTGTCGAATTTGATGTATCCTTACATTCATGTAACCTTTGATGAATTCACTGGTGAAAGGATGAAGCGTAGTGAAGCATTCTCTGCAATTCAGAACTATCTCAGTGGCAAGTCCTCTGCTTTTGCTAAGCGGCTTAAGGCTGATGTTGTCAAAGATAGTCAGTCTTTAGTCCTTAGCATGGACTATGATGAGGAAATCACTGATGAGTTTAAAGGAGTTAAGGTTTGGTGGGCTGCAAGAAGAAATATTCCGAAAACACAACAGTTCTCATTTTATCCGTCTTCCGATGAAAAGAGGTATTACATTCTCAAGTTCCATAAACGTGACCGGGAATTCATCACCGGGACTTATCTCATTCATGTGCTCAAACAAGGAAAGGCTATAGCAGCAGATAACCGGCAGCGGAAGCTCTACTCCAACAATCCAGGCCAGAGTTGGTCTGGTTACAGAAGTACTAAATGGAGCCACGTAGTTTTTGAGCATCCTGCTACATTTGATACTTTGGCAATGGatgcaaaaaagaaagaggaaatcAAGAAGGATCTTATCAAGTTTAGTAAGGGTAAAGAGTACTATGCTAAGATTGGAAAGGCTTGGAAGCGTGGTTATCTACTTTATGGTCCTCCAGGAACTGGCAAATCTACCATGATTGCTGCCATGgctaattttttgaattatgatGTCTATGATCTCGAGCTTACTACAGTTAAGAATAATATAGAGCTGAGAAGGCTTTTGATTGAGACATCAAACAAATCTATCATAGTGATAGAGGATATTGATTGTTCTCTTGATCTTACAggccaaagagaaaaaaagaaaaagaaagatgagaATGAGGAAGAGATGGATCCAATAAGTAAGAAGGCAAAAGAAGAGGAGCAAAAAGATAGTGAGGTAACTTTATCAGggcttttgaattttattgatggGCTTTGGTCAGCTTGTGGGGGTGAAAGAATCATTGTTTTTACTACCAACTATGTTGAGAAGCTTGATCCAGCTTTAATAAGGAGAGGAAGAATGGACAAGCACATTGAAATGTCCTATTGTCGCTTTGAAGCATTCAAGGTGCTAGCGAAGAATTATTTGGACATTGAGTTGCATCCACTTTTCGGAGAAATAAGCAGTTTGTTGGAGGAAACAGATATGACTCCCGCTGATGTTGCCGAGAATTTGATGCTGAAGtcagatgatgatgaagaggatGAGACCTGTTTGAAGAATTTGATTGAAGCCCTCAAGGATGCAAAGGAGGAAGCAAGAAAGAAAGCTGAGGAAGAAGCTCGTCTAAAGGCTgagaaagaagagaaggaaaaggaacaagcagagaaagaagaaaaggaaaaggaacaGTCTGTTAGAGAGGATGTCAAAGAAGATGCAACAGCAGCCAAAGAAGTTAAAGAGAATGGAGTCATCCATTAACTGCTAGGATATTAAGATTAGGATTAGTTGAGCAATCCTTATTGTTCTGAACTACCCCGTGAAATAATAACAACCATTAGGTTACTCAGCACTAAGCTCTAATGTTCCACCATGTCTCAACATAAAGCAATATAAGTGAATAGTGTGAACAATTCAGTTGGTTCCAACAAATTTTCCTCTTATTTGTATATTATCTCTATTCCAGAATTCAGCAAATCTATCCATCTTTGATGGCCTTGCCATCAAGAAAACTAGGTGGCAGTGAATACAGATTGAATTGATACTCCTCTGCTTTTGAGTAACCATGCAATTTGAGTCCATAACAAACATCTATTGCTAAACGCTTTATAAAGGAATTCTTAATGTCAACCTTGTTTAAACGCAGATTCCGAGCTGCTTTATGAATTCGCATCAAGTTCCTTTTAGATCTAATTACTAAATTTCAAGTCAAGAGCTTAATCAACTTTGAAGCTCTACGTTTTTTATTAACCGCATAATCCAAGcttaatcaactaaatttCAAGTTTCATTTTAACTTAGATTTCATCAAAGGTGTTCTGTAAGTGCCCCAACTGCTTACCattcactttagataattgTCATGACTCTTCTTTCTTCCTAAGGGCCTAATCAAATGTGAGGTCAATACGACAAATTGCGGGATTCTTgctttgattaattaaagtaATGACAAGGCAACGCAACGAGTCTTTCTTTCTCTGTGGCAAGAGCGGCCCAATAAATTTAAAGAGCTAAAacgaaatatttaaatgaagttttttttattgaaattaaaaaaattattaaaattttattcttctaactttttgagatataaaatttttaattcaatttttataatcaagttcttctaatatttctttttcaattaataatataGGTAAttcatttaatctttcttgagacattgttgattttaaataagattttattaattttagttttgaaaaacttcCTTCTCCTGAAACAATACTTGCTGAAATTGTTAACATTATTCTAAaagcaaaaatatataaattaaagtaaaaaatatgtaaattaaattaaaaaatatgtaaagatTAGAACAATAGTACCTAATTGTTGAATGCTTATTGCAAATCGCAAATGAGACTCACAActttatgaagataataaaagaacAGACTTTTTGTGTAttctttggagaaaaattgaagttgaaggaagaaagagcaaatgagaaaggaagatttcaaaagtagatattatacattgaaaaGGAAGATTTTAAAAGTAGatattatacattgaaaaaaaatataattttatatataagaaaaaaaaatagctgttggaaatcattaaatgcattgattaaaaataagagaaataagtgagaaaaaataGCTATTGGAAATGATTAAATACACATAACTGTtagtttattgaaaataagaaaatatagttgagaattaatagtattttagaaataagaaagtaatagaaaattgatatttattaagtacataattaaaaaagtgaaaaaataaataattttattaattattttttatttttatatatttttaatttttatgtatttttaatataattaattatattataattattataaaattataaatcttcTCTAAAATTGAGACCTCTCCAAATTGAGGGCTTAAAGCCCTTGCTTGGGTGGCTTCACCCAAGGGCCGGCCATGCTCTGTGGCCTCACATGATGAGAGTAGCTGTTATATCACCGTTgttttagtttaaaaaatcATCAAGTTTCACATATATTTGCCTGTTTTCGGTGCATTATTGGAAGATATTAATGGTACCTGACGTACTTAACATCCCTTGTCACATTCACTCTACGTATAAAGCATTACTACtagtttctttaatttcttaatatttcccttttgttttgtttcctATATATTAAAGAAGTAAGTCTTTCGGCTAACTCATGTCACTGAAAGCTAAGTATTGCATCAGTTTATTATCTTGCCTAGTCAGAAGACACCAACCGATACTAGTTTTCTCGGGAACAAGAAAACAAGTTAAGCTACCGTATGGTCATAAGATGACAATGAGGGCTTTTAAAGTATTTTCCTCTTGGATTTCCACATTTAGGATATAGTAATTTGTTTTATCCTGGCAGGTTACCTTGAAATAAAGGAATATTAgatattttcaataataatgaatgtaggataaaattttatattaaaaaaataaaagaaaaaaagagtcatttaaataaaacggGGAATAAGTTCATTCTAGTTGGACTTTAGTCAACAACGGATCACGCATGgatttttttagtttgagtgacgttaaaattaattaaatttaatatttaattaattataatggcACTTGACCATGTGAAACGTATAGGTGTAGGCAactgaaaataattttttaattttttggcaacaaaaaaaaaacatttatgtCTAtggtttgaaaaataattatttttgttgataACCAACAGACATAACTGCTAAAAATGGATAGAAACAGATTTTGTTCGAAATAGATAGAAATAGATTTTATATGAAATAGACACAATTGTGTCTGTTGGAAAACTATCTTGATTGTCTATGAATAAGACCTTcatctaaaacaaaaaagacacaaaaacaataaaataacattattttttttctttttaatattctccaaattttcttttgtatcGTTTTACTCCAAAAAATCTTATAGAAGTATAGATAATCTTGCCATACATTGGTGAATGTTCAGTGAATTGACTTCATCAGTGCAAAACGCAATCAATCACTGAACTTTGTTGTATCCTTGAGATTTATCGCTTGTAACCTTTTGCATACACTCAGTGGggacaaataaaattttaaggacAGTGACGCTATTACATGCTTTGAAGCCATTTCGATGTTTTCCAATTGGTGATCTAACAAAGAATCGATTTTAAGACAACTTTGAACATAATGATATGTTTAAGGCCACTTAATCTAACTCAAAATTGATCCTTCATGTTCCTTTAGGGATTTTATTGATAACCCTTTTATTGTTTCCTACTACGTGAACTAGACTTTGTTTATTGTCTATATATGCGGTTCACACGGTGATGAAACACACGGgtaaaggatgaaatcaaGATATAAATGCCTTTTTTTCTGTATCTTTTACTTTTGCTgcttactctttttttttcttttaactatGATAAACTCAGTTGAGATTTATTAGCCTACATGAGAAGTTTTACTTGGTGGTGAAACATAATAAGGGATGCACATATAATTACGAATGGTCTTGCTAACTAAGCTGTTTGTGAAAGGGACACAAAACAATCTTCAAAAACTAAAAgtagaaaaatggaaaactcATTACATGAGTATCGTTTTTATTtactgttttttcttttcataggTGAGACTACTATTTCCCATAAATAAAAGATCATTGTCCAGTTCATTTAAGTTGGACAAATTCCATAGTAACTGTTTTTAGTGTTAGCTAGTGAAAAGGTCATTAAATGAAATGACTGACACAAATTTgaccaaaaaaagaaactctTGAAGCCAATATTTGCTGTATATAGTCTACTAACAGTaacaaaaacatgatattCATGCTGACTAGATGCAAGTTGGGACCACAGTTTTGTGTGCCCTATAAGTGCAAGGGTACATCTTATTGCCAGAGATACATGGTTAAAGATTTTGGAGACTTTTTCATGAGTTTCAAAACACATGTAAATTTATGgtaaaaccaaaaacatgaCAACCTTAATGAGTGAGCAGTCCTAGTAAAGTGTTGGTATATGCCTTGGAGTTAATTGGATTGATCAAGGgatatattgtcatttaatgaaTACTTAATTGCATAACaatatgtgatagaggttttctTTCATGTTAGTGTAATAATAAAGAGTTATTAAGTACAAAGtggatgaagcccatggaaTATAAAAgccttgcaagagaattgtaaagttgttgcaattatgagatctctatgcatcaaagccatgttTCTAAAATAGTTCCTaatcattgtattgtcaagacaagGCATtgataatgctcaaagattggtATATGTTAAGCTTCCTTACTTGGAAAGTAAGCAAtcaatctcatagattgaagtatatgggatacttgaggataacatgtaggtgcttgttaaagaacaaattcattgaacatgacctactatgagaactccatttggtatttcactcaagtgtctatggaatatattctcatgtgatagtcatGCAACTAGtccttagacttgagacactaggtcATCATGTATGaggaatgacatactttgatttcacttCTAGGGGTCTAGAGGCAACCAGATGCCTCAACAAGGTGTTTTTGCTGGGATTCGACCTCATGCtcaaacatgaaattaattaagaaattaataatataacgcaaaggaaaaataaactagtatttaataagaaaaacaactGAATCCTATAGGATCAAGTTTTGTGTTTCtcatgtaatttttaaattaattatgaacactcataagtttaagagttgCATACCTTACTCTAGATATTGAAATCAAGAGCCAATTAGATGTAAAAGGCTTGTGATGAATAAAGAAACTTGAAAAGAGAATAAGACAGTTTAAAATCCTgcaatcaaaatctttgtttcttaacctttaggatttgtcaaatctttagcCACCCAAGTATTTGGCCTCTAACAGTAATCTGCACAGTGACTGAATAAGACATTCTCAAAAGTAggattttacttgtgctagcaagttttctttctaaaacaaaaggaCAAAAAATTCTTGCCGAATCCTATTTTGtcagacaaagaaaatgatttttcttttctttttttatgaaatggttGAAAAGTGGTTATAGGTTTAGAGTTTTAGTTTGCTAACATAACATAGTTATATAGCCAAATTAAGTTGTAACCCTAGATACAatagttgtattttaattcaattaagttcttgtgaacttaattaatttcccactttattttgatttattcaaATTAAGCCTAACTGAATTGATTATCCTTGTTTAATCACAATCTTGTCACTTAATATGTGTGACCCAtgaggcttctaacatgttatacaataaatataaatcctaatcaaatatcaatttgataattgatttatactTGTAGATCATGAGCagcatctagcaatacatcatgaccaccaaatgttagagagtcaattaaagaatttgacaaagccttACATTGATAAGCCTCTTAGTGCAATACCATCCTTTCATCTAATATCTCAGATATGTCATAAAGCATGGCTCAATGTCTACTTATagcattccatattagttctcataattcatgactaacattatgaatttaagaaactaactttcctcaaattcatgaTGCTTTGCCCAAAGacttatacaagttaatcaagaattgagaacaagtgagatacatcccttCATATCACTTAaggtgatgaatcctttctTGACCAGTCATTCACCTTCGCATGCTTAatggcatacccaaaaacatcCTGTTTAGGCATCTGGTTGCCTCCAGGCCCAtagaggtgaaatcaaagtatgtcattcctCATACAAAATGACCTAGTTTCTCAAGTTTAAGGACTAGTTGCACGACTATCACATGACaacatattttataattacttgagtgaaataccaaatggagttctcatagcaggtcatgttcagtgaagtTGTTCTTTAATAAGCGCCCacatgttatcctcaagtatcccatattcttcaatttatgagatcgattgcttattTCCAAAGTAaagaggcttaacatgtactagtctttgagcattgtcaatgccctatcttgacaatacaatgactaagaataattttaagaatatggCTTTGATGCGTAGTGATCTCATAActgtaacaactttacaattctcttgtaaggcctttatgttccataggtttcatccaattagtacttaataactctttattattgtattaacatgaaagaaaacctctatcacatataattatgtgattaagtatgcattaaatggCAATATATATACCTTGGCCAATCCAATTGGCTCAAGGGCATATACTAACAgtttttgggtatgccatgaagcatgcgaagatgaatgagtggtcaagagagtattcatcaccctaagtgatataaggggatgtatctcacttatttctaattcttgattaacttgtataaagtctttaGCCAaaacatgatgaatttgaggaaagttagtttcctaaattcataaagTTATAAAGACTGACTTGTCACTGAAACATAACTGGCCCTCTAGGCATCAAGTGGCTACTAGACACTTACTAAAGGAAGAAGACTAGAAAGTTATATTTGCAACTCGATAGTAACTAATCATTGATCTGTAAAacaaatatgaagaaaataacatgtgagtcacaaagactctgTAAGTAAATGCGGGGAACGGGATAATCCAAAAGGAGAGTTTTTCGTAAACAtgctgtcacgacccggaacctccctcgggcccatgacaacctcCACgatgtcccgattgacactcattacctggaatgccaaccggaaccccgcaaggcttacatatcagtttctttcctttcttgtgagcaatcgttgttaaacattccattaaaaacaattaccagtcgttttTGGCTCaaataattccaaaaaaatatttttttaaaaggatttatagacaaatatcactattcaaaatattgattaaaatatagcatttttatataaaacaatatttatagaaacacgtgtaagaaatcttttgtaacgtgtaagtaaaataaattcacacatacaaaaatttacaaagttataatgtacaataatggttacaatgacaagtggcccaaaatatacctagtgttggtgctagaaacctactatctgtgtggtagagatgtcaactggaatcctcgacaaaatagggtatctacaagctgccacagacctgaaatatttggaaaggaggtgggtgagattttgcaatcccaatgagtaaacagacattatcataaatatctaaaggcgagtaacagggagacaagtttaaacaacaaatcataaaccatttcataatattttcaatttatttcttaaaccataaaatatttgtaatttaccaaaacaattgttaaggcttatgtcttttataaaagaaaacaaggctcaagccaaaactaatcctcggggataccttggccgaggcatctaaccgagtacgccaaggttgttataacatttacatgtgaaacacatttttatttttaaaacaagccgttccttggcgttggccgagttacacattcacgtgggggtttgacgtgaagtgagctctaatactaccccaggagttaccctcctcgcctctacaaccggagtaactatataaccgggtttaccgtgcccctctaataggcaatCCACGAAAATTCGTCACTGTAGTCAccaacccaccaattttaataaaatttcgacagtataacgtggcttttatttttttatccagcctgcatagtaaaaacaacttacataaattttccaatacacttacaaaatatagccacatatactcatatctcataagccattcataggaaaatatataattttcaagacagttaacagcctccaattactcaatttcataattaacccaatatatctttatttgtcacatttatttgtaaaacatcaaaaatcccattttaatctcgttttcatttcataaaatacataaagagcatttaaaaataaaccctagataatttacaataataataagtttactcaccgtttgtacaaactaattgctttttaggtgccccgataaCTACTCATCGGGTATGATTTTCTTACCTTTatcggaaggctctcctcctagacacattgtaaaaatttactcaattcatcacattaatgctaatcactatatatttgacttaaatcctatactaatgcatggtatgaaatgcaatagccaaaaatggcttaaacACGGTATTAACcaatttttggcactttactcTATAAATTGCTAATGCGCTctattttagctctaaattgtcccattctctctccaacctttctaaccattaattatcagccaatattcctctaaaagcaccaaaatcagctcactctcttccttggaaaattcggcaaaaaatgggacattaacttggtaaattttctactttgtttttctatcacatttaaccatttttcatcattttctctttatttctcttagaataaaaatcatatcatcatcactgtacctcattgcagattcacccaagggtgggtattgtgaaaatttaatgctttcttgcccaatttaatttctaaacacatttaactaactaaaactaccaatttaactaaaaatcaaaacctaaaaatttcaaaatctctcccctagaatttcgtccagcccttgatgtcacttttagatctctctcctcaagcatactaaatggaaacaaaggcataagaaaggtagaaatcaagctaaagtcaaaaaatcttaccgttagatgCGTAAACAGGCaaaaaacgcgaattcccctttgaatttttctagtttccctttgttttctttgttttcttcatttcctctctatttcctctcttgttcttccttatggtcagccagcacttaaaatggggtttaaatgggctgacttttcattaaaataatattaaatcattaaaaagtgccatgtgtcactttcccattggcccatttttaaaatttcatccatttgttttcaaattttcaccatacacttgtcccacatatccatagcttagataaaattcttagacttatccaaagtctcagtggagtaatttttaaaatttacacttttgctcccgtaaaagtgaaaaattgcatttttgcccaaaaaactgaaaaattgcccatggacatatttttcatcccttatactcatagcattctccaatttgacaagtttgatctaaattctctcaaaatctcaaattttatccacgggtggaaaaattacgattttgcccttaaacatcaaaattttcaattttttcccaaatgaacccttgaactccaaacaatcatttttagttattccttgactataaaatgttaaatttcatcctacgattcctatttgaactagttcgaggttaaatcaattcaagtgtaccgttaggtacaataccgggtttcgtctattcttagggactttcgtagcataataacatgctactcagtacatgtatgttatgacatgtatttatagggtcggattttacaattctaccccccttaaaataaaattttgacctcaaaatttcacttaccagattcgatAAATAAATGCGGGTATTGGCTCttcatctgatgctctacttcccatgtcatttcttccattcgagcattcttccacaatactttcaccattggaatgctTTTGTTCCTCaacactcgatcctttcgatctagaatacgtaCCGGCTGCACCTCGAACTTTAAATCTTCATGCAGTTCAATCGTTGGTGTCTCTAGAATGTGGGAAGGATTgggaacatactttttcaacatcgagacgtggaagacattatggatccgatctaactccgggggtaattcaagtctgtaagccactggcccaatcctttcaatgatacgaaaggGTCTAATATATCTCGGgttga is drawn from Theobroma cacao cultivar B97-61/B2 chromosome 4, Criollo_cocoa_genome_V2, whole genome shotgun sequence and contains these coding sequences:
- the LOC18601417 gene encoding AAA-ATPase At3g28580, whose product is MMMKGDMWSNLGSTMAAIMFMYAMFRQYFPPQLQDYIFRYSKKLSNLMYPYIHVTFDEFTGERMKRSEAFSAIQNYLSGKSSAFAKRLKADVVKDSQSLVLSMDYDEEITDEFKGVKVWWAARRNIPKTQQFSFYPSSDEKRYYILKFHKRDREFITGTYLIHVLKQGKAIAADNRQRKLYSNNPGQSWSGYRSTKWSHVVFEHPATFDTLAMDAKKKEEIKKDLIKFSKGKEYYAKIGKAWKRGYLLYGPPGTGKSTMIAAMANFLNYDVYDLELTTVKNNIELRRLLIETSNKSIIVIEDIDCSLDLTGQREKKKKKDENEEEMDPISKKAKEEEQKDSEVTLSGLLNFIDGLWSACGGERIIVFTTNYVEKLDPALIRRGRMDKHIEMSYCRFEAFKVLAKNYLDIELHPLFGEISSLLEETDMTPADVAENLMLKSDDDEEDETCLKNLIEALKDAKEEARKKAEEEARLKAEKEEKEKEQAEKEEKEKEQSVREDVKEDATAAKEVKENGVIH